The following are encoded together in the Campylobacter devanensis genome:
- the pstC gene encoding phosphate ABC transporter permease subunit PstC, producing MLKERFFQGLFALSAGFSIFAVGAIALFLFFNAFATISQIGFLEFIFGMDWYPDEEIFGIFPMIVGSIYVTALAIALGVPIGVLSAVYLAYFCPKGLKKIIMPAVELLGAIPSVVYGFFGLVIVVPLVSNIFDGVSGKSILAASLILAIMVLPTIILVSKVAIEALPKSYYEGALALGASPERTVFFAIVPAAKSGILASVILGVGRAIGEAMAVIMVAGNQVQIPHSLSDGVRTLTTNIVLEMGYAADLHKDVLIANAVVLFVFILIINISFSALKRGKK from the coding sequence ATGCTTAAAGAGAGATTTTTTCAAGGGCTTTTTGCCCTTAGCGCCGGCTTTTCTATCTTTGCTGTTGGCGCTATAGCTCTATTTTTGTTTTTCAACGCTTTTGCAACTATATCACAAATAGGCTTTTTGGAGTTTATTTTTGGTATGGATTGGTATCCTGATGAGGAGATTTTTGGTATATTTCCTATGATTGTAGGAAGTATATATGTAACGGCTTTGGCTATAGCTTTGGGCGTGCCTATTGGGGTTTTGAGTGCTGTGTATTTGGCATATTTTTGCCCAAAAGGGTTAAAAAAGATTATCATGCCAGCCGTTGAGCTATTGGGCGCTATTCCATCTGTTGTTTATGGATTTTTCGGGCTTGTGATAGTGGTGCCTTTGGTATCTAATATCTTTGATGGTGTTTCAGGTAAGAGTATTTTGGCAGCTTCTTTGATCTTGGCAATTATGGTTTTACCTACAATTATCTTAGTATCAAAAGTAGCGATTGAGGCTTTGCCAAAGAGCTATTATGAAGGTGCTTTGGCTCTTGGGGCATCGCCTGAGAGAACTGTCTTTTTCGCTATAGTCCCAGCAGCCAAAAGCGGTATTTTAGCCTCTGTGATTTTAGGCGTTGGCAGGGCTATTGGCGAGGCGATGGCCGTTATCATGGTAGCAGGAAACCAAGTCCAAATCCCGCACTCACTAAGTGATGGAGTAAGAACTCTAACTACAAATATCGTGCTTGAGATGGGCTATGCAGCAGATCTGCATAAAGATGTATTGATAGCTAATGCGGTTGTGCTTTTTGTCTTTATTTTGATTATAAATATTAGCTTTAGCGCTTTAAAAAGGGGTAAAAAGTGA
- a CDS encoding substrate-binding domain-containing protein, with amino-acid sequence MFKKYLVALFVLFGLNSYLLAENIYPISREMGSGTRGAFVDIFDVKEQVGKKKIDATSKKAEVTNSTGVMITTVANSKNAIGYISLGSLNDSVKAVKIDGVAPSVENINNKTYTVFRPFNLAISSDNELVNDFLGYTSSNQAKSIIQKAGYIALYDNEFSSKKPSGKIIVAGSSSITPLMEKLKESYKSLNPKATIEIQQSDSTTGINSAIEKIADIAMVSREFKDSELKNGLKTQVLALDGLAVIVNKANPIDSLSKDSVKKIFTGDITTWEKVK; translated from the coding sequence ATGTTTAAAAAATATCTCGTTGCACTATTTGTGCTATTTGGTCTTAATAGCTATTTATTAGCTGAAAATATCTATCCTATATCCCGTGAGATGGGGTCTGGCACAAGGGGCGCATTTGTGGATATATTTGATGTTAAAGAGCAAGTTGGTAAGAAAAAAATCGACGCAACTTCTAAAAAAGCTGAAGTTACAAACTCAACAGGCGTTATGATAACCACAGTTGCAAACTCAAAAAATGCTATTGGCTACATCTCGCTTGGCTCTTTAAATGATTCAGTAAAAGCTGTTAAAATAGATGGCGTAGCACCAAGTGTAGAAAATATCAATAACAAAACTTACACAGTTTTTCGCCCATTTAATCTAGCTATAAGTAGCGATAATGAGTTAGTAAATGACTTTTTAGGTTACACTAGCTCAAATCAAGCTAAAAGCATAATCCAAAAAGCTGGCTATATCGCACTATATGATAATGAATTTAGCTCAAAAAAACCTAGCGGTAAAATTATAGTTGCTGGATCTAGCTCAATTACTCCATTAATGGAAAAATTAAAAGAGAGCTATAAATCACTAAATCCAAAAGCAACTATAGAGATCCAACAAAGCGACTCTACAACAGGGATTAACTCAGCTATAGAAAAAATAGCCGATATCGCAATGGTATCAAGAGAATTTAAAGATAGTGAGTTAAAAAATGGCTTAAAAACTCAAGTTTTAGCCCTAGATGGACTAGCTGTAATAGTAAATAAAGCAAATCCAATTGACTCGCTAAGCAAAGATAGTGTTAAAAAGATCTTTACAGGCGATATCACAACTTGGGAAAAAGTAAAATAA
- a CDS encoding MFS transporter: protein MIRSVLPLGFIAASRFFGLFIILPVLSLYALELDGANEFLAGLTIGAYAITQMIFQLPFGSLSDRFGRKFMIFVGLIIFIIGSLICAISTDIYTMLFGRLLQGCGAVGAVATAMISDLVSEDKRSKAMAMMGGMIGIAFAISMILSPLLSREFGLSSLFYLSIIVTIFCIFLLFSAVPKEPKIHHHDPKIPLTKLLKQKDLAIMNLTNLMQKMLMSCAFVAIPIVLVKSLEYSTDNLWIVYLISMIFGFLAMGMAGFLGDGKGHSKKLLLIGVVLFIISFIGFGVANSAVSFIIFVVIFFIGFNIHEPIMQSCASKFAKSNQRGSALGIFNSFGYLGSFLGGAVGGYLLHSYNITALAVVLAVASAIWLLILFQLSDPRIFQIIRLKNADISILDSVNGIVDRYKQNGYSIVKFNSNIISRDEVISILGVSNEEL from the coding sequence ATGATAAGATCAGTTTTGCCGCTTGGATTTATCGCAGCTTCTAGGTTTTTTGGGCTTTTTATTATTTTACCTGTTCTTAGTCTTTATGCGCTTGAGCTTGATGGGGCTAATGAGTTTTTAGCTGGGCTTACTATCGGTGCTTATGCCATTACTCAGATGATTTTTCAACTCCCTTTTGGTAGCTTAAGTGATAGATTTGGGCGTAAATTTATGATATTTGTAGGGCTAATTATATTTATAATCGGCTCATTAATTTGCGCTATTTCAACTGATATTTATACAATGCTATTTGGTAGATTGCTCCAAGGTTGCGGCGCTGTGGGTGCTGTAGCAACTGCTATGATAAGCGATCTAGTTAGCGAAGACAAACGCTCCAAAGCTATGGCTATGATGGGTGGAATGATTGGGATCGCTTTTGCTATTTCTATGATTCTTAGTCCGTTATTAAGCCGTGAATTTGGGCTTTCTAGCCTATTTTATCTATCTATTATAGTAACTATTTTTTGTATATTTTTACTCTTTAGCGCTGTGCCAAAAGAGCCAAAAATTCATCATCACGACCCCAAAATTCCACTTACTAAACTACTTAAGCAAAAAGATCTAGCCATAATGAATTTAACAAATCTAATGCAAAAAATGCTTATGAGCTGTGCCTTTGTGGCTATCCCGATAGTTTTAGTAAAATCCTTAGAATATAGCACAGATAACTTATGGATTGTATATTTGATCTCTATGATTTTTGGATTTTTGGCTATGGGAATGGCAGGATTTTTAGGTGATGGCAAAGGGCATAGCAAGAAGCTTTTATTGATCGGTGTAGTGCTATTTATCATCTCATTTATAGGCTTTGGTGTAGCAAATTCAGCTGTGAGCTTCATCATATTTGTAGTTATATTTTTCATAGGATTTAATATCCATGAGCCAATCATGCAAAGCTGTGCTAGCAAATTCGCCAAATCAAACCAAAGAGGCTCGGCACTTGGTATATTTAACTCATTTGGCTATTTAGGTAGCTTTCTTGGTGGGGCAGTGGGCGGATATCTATTACATAGCTATAATATCACGGCTTTAGCTGTGGTTTTAGCTGTGGCCTCAGCTATTTGGCTTTTAATCTTATTTCAATTAAGCGACCCAAGAATATTTCAAATCATACGCCTTAAAAACGCCGATATATCAATATTAGATAGCGTTAATGGTATAGTAGATCGCTACAAACAAAATGGATATAGTATAGTGAAATTCAACTCTAATATAATAAGCCGTGATGAGGTTATCTCTATTTTAGGAGTGAGCAATGAAGAGCTATAA
- a CDS encoding molybdopterin molybdotransferase MoeA, whose amino-acid sequence MKSYNENLQNLLNLAPKWDFIERVSLDRALGRILADDIVAKSPYPAYPTSSMDGYAIKFTNQNNKIKIINIAPAGNSDDIAISENECVKTLTGALVCDGADTIVPIENVKLSGEYIEITRPVSQGFAIREVGESYKESELLLSSRTKLGYCELALLAELGYSYINVLARPRVAILSTGSEVLDIGQIKEHKAQIYSSNSISISSLLKDMGCEPIIMPIIKDDKQAIQTALQNALISADFIITTGGVSVGDFDFMRDITRESKIIIDGASIKPGRHIKVAKINDKFIFALPGFAYSAMVTCVLFFKEFIEHIFGLNKKNRFKAILKDNHTKKSPFEEFSAASITNENGTIKISTATKKSGSSAIVGNLINGGVLLICPSDKDGLKAGEIVEYIEI is encoded by the coding sequence ATGAAGAGCTATAATGAAAATCTCCAAAATTTACTAAATCTCGCCCCAAAATGGGATTTTATAGAGAGAGTTTCGCTTGATAGAGCGCTTGGGAGAATTTTAGCAGATGATATAGTAGCCAAAAGTCCATATCCAGCCTATCCAACTTCAAGTATGGACGGCTATGCTATTAAATTTACAAATCAAAATAATAAAATCAAGATAATAAACATAGCCCCCGCCGGAAATAGCGATGATATCGCCATATCTGAAAATGAGTGTGTCAAGACTCTTACAGGTGCCTTAGTATGCGATGGTGCTGATACTATCGTGCCTATAGAAAATGTCAAATTAAGCGGTGAGTATATAGAGATTACTAGGCCTGTATCGCAAGGATTTGCCATTAGAGAAGTTGGCGAGAGCTATAAAGAATCAGAGCTACTACTAAGCTCTCGCACCAAACTTGGATATTGTGAGCTAGCTCTTTTGGCTGAATTAGGATATAGCTATATCAATGTCTTAGCCCGACCTAGAGTTGCGATATTAAGCACTGGTAGCGAAGTTTTAGATATAGGCCAAATAAAAGAGCATAAAGCTCAAATTTATAGCTCAAATAGCATATCTATCTCATCTTTACTCAAAGATATGGGATGCGAGCCAATCATCATGCCAATCATCAAAGATGATAAACAAGCGATCCAAACCGCACTCCAAAACGCCCTAATCTCAGCGGATTTCATCATCACCACAGGTGGCGTTAGCGTGGGGGATTTTGACTTTATGCGTGATATCACAAGAGAGTCTAAAATAATCATAGATGGTGCTAGCATCAAGCCTGGTAGGCATATCAAAGTAGCTAAAATCAATGATAAATTTATATTTGCTTTGCCTGGATTTGCCTATTCGGCAATGGTGACTTGTGTGCTGTTTTTTAAAGAGTTTATAGAGCATATCTTTGGGCTAAATAAAAAAAATAGATTTAAAGCGATTTTAAAAGATAACCATACCAAAAAATCACCATTTGAAGAGTTTAGTGCCGCTAGTATAACCAACGAAAACGGCACCATCAAAATCTCCACCGCAACCAAAAAATCCGGTAGCTCAGCCATCGTAGGAAATCTCATAAATGGCGGTGTATTGTTAATTTGCCCAAGCGATAAAGATGGTTTAAAAGCTGGTGAAATAGTAGAATATATAGAAATTTAG
- a CDS encoding HMA2 domain-containing protein yields MDINSQISLNNLEIKPSDLELLGDYFSIIHHTPGRIRLRASLKLKNAAQNSDINPKDLMDKLSQLPLIKEIKFNKLIGSLTISYDPKLLEPSLFEDAANGRNLDKVASVINEILKDIK; encoded by the coding sequence ATGGATATAAATAGCCAAATTTCACTAAATAATTTAGAGATAAAACCAAGCGATTTAGAGCTTTTGGGTGATTATTTTAGCATTATTCACCACACTCCAGGCAGGATTAGGCTTCGTGCTAGTTTAAAGCTCAAAAACGCCGCTCAAAATAGCGATATAAATCCCAAAGATCTAATGGATAAATTAAGCCAACTACCTTTAATAAAAGAGATTAAATTTAATAAACTAATTGGCTCACTAACCATATCTTATGACCCTAAACTACTAGAGCCAAGCCTATTTGAAGACGCAGCAAATGGCCGAAATTTAGATAAAGTTGCTAGTGTGATAAATGAAATTTTAAAGGATATAAAATGA
- a CDS encoding ferritin family protein: MSIDNLLKALDDEYKAYSFYFSASKFGAPFTNLLEAEANHINAIIFHLNELGAQIPANPYSFATPKSFEEAAVIALQNEQANVELYNTLVTNENDAQIIDTFYRLQAASYNNHIPSLQNALNLNQNNNLLEQLNQGKTLINETAIMVNKLKDGSLGQDELEGFLGKLNYSLVGGAIMGAFGVIIVNELLNKNKE, translated from the coding sequence ATGAGCATAGATAATCTTTTAAAAGCGTTAGATGATGAGTATAAAGCTTATAGCTTCTACTTTAGCGCTAGTAAATTTGGAGCACCATTTACTAATCTTTTAGAGGCTGAGGCAAATCATATAAATGCTATTATTTTCCATCTAAATGAGCTTGGTGCGCAAATACCGGCAAATCCTTATAGTTTTGCAACCCCTAAAAGCTTTGAAGAAGCAGCTGTTATAGCACTACAAAATGAACAAGCAAATGTAGAACTCTACAATACTCTAGTAACAAACGAAAACGATGCACAAATAATAGATACATTTTACAGGCTTCAAGCAGCTAGCTATAATAATCACATCCCATCCTTGCAAAATGCTCTAAATTTAAATCAAAATAACAATCTTTTAGAACAATTAAATCAAGGTAAAACCTTAATAAATGAGACTGCTATAATGGTGAATAAATTAAAAGATGGCTCACTAGGCCAAGATGAATTAGAGGGATTTTTAGGTAAATTAAATTACAGTTTAGTTGGCGGTGCGATAATGGGCGCTTTTGGCGTGATTATCGTAAATGAATTACTAAATAAAAATAAGGAGTAA
- a CDS encoding YtxH domain-containing protein — protein sequence MINNNPYIKNVNSSSNQSNLNFQNTQNNQNTQNGFLDGIFGAGNSSDFLKGALIGAAATYILTNENAQRAIFKGFAKISTLFECGLEELKERYEDAKAEASE from the coding sequence ATGATAAATAATAATCCCTATATTAAAAATGTAAATTCAAGCTCAAATCAGTCAAATTTAAATTTTCAAAATACACAAAATAATCAAAATACTCAAAATGGATTTTTAGATGGTATTTTTGGCGCTGGAAATAGTAGCGATTTCTTAAAAGGAGCATTAATTGGCGCAGCAGCTACATATATCTTGACTAACGAAAATGCCCAAAGAGCAATTTTTAAGGGATTTGCTAAAATTTCAACACTATTTGAATGTGGCTTAGAAGAGCTAAAAGAGCGTTACGAAGATGCAAAAGCTGAAGCTAGCGAGTAA
- a CDS encoding heavy metal translocating P-type ATPase, translating into MPIKLLHKTKSRARFGYEGSVDPLLLRVAIDSLPNVIDVRINGIIKSIIISYEGSLDQIQNQISDILKSNEIKSQSKSKKDSYIALRSEIPSSSEVVRAASALAIAPFLRSPVLSLSFSLLASFPLLKSGLKETFSEGITSRSLEAAAVAISLYLKDYKAANSTNFMLTLGEYIEELTMYKSDDLIKELAKQKGGMAWVESITDSKVTLRQIPSDDIQIGDIVVVGAGDTIYIDGHIIDGEALINQISMTGEATPASKSRGDRVLSGTIVQEGKIKIWAEAVGDHTATNRIKSYIQSTLDERSNQELTASKMADSLVPITLSLAGLSYAMTGELVRAASVLQADYSCALKLTTPVAFKSAISSAAKEGIIVKGAKSLESLQLSEIFVFDKTGTLTNGDLEVLKVHSFHQDWDANQVLNLAASIEEHYFHPVAQAVVRAAKENNFDHFHHDEVTFIVAHGVKSEVGKKSVVIGSRHFLEDDECISFQEHSEEIDEILKNGDTPLFIGFDGKLLGVILLKDTIRPNSKEALKRLKKSGVKEFIMLTGDSKSKAKAIAKELGITNYYAELLPTDKAKILDEIMLKAAKHGQKVAFVGDGINDAPALVRADIGIGMHKGADIAKASADVVLLRDDIEAVADARELAISCLSKVNNSFKVTVGVNSLILILASLGKLSPIQTAIAHNGTTIALLLNALRRIRIKRDG; encoded by the coding sequence ATGCCTATAAAACTTCTGCACAAAACCAAATCTAGAGCTAGATTTGGCTATGAAGGCAGTGTAGATCCTCTCTTGCTTAGAGTTGCTATAGACTCTTTGCCAAATGTGATAGATGTACGCATAAATGGGATAATCAAAAGTATAATTATAAGCTATGAAGGCTCATTAGATCAAATTCAAAATCAAATTTCAGATATTTTAAAATCTAATGAAATCAAAAGCCAAAGCAAGAGCAAAAAAGATAGCTACATCGCACTAAGAAGCGAAATCCCAAGCTCATCTGAGGTGGTACGTGCTGCTAGTGCTTTAGCTATAGCTCCATTTCTTAGAAGTCCAGTGCTTAGTCTTAGTTTTAGCCTTTTAGCCTCCTTTCCATTGCTAAAAAGTGGATTAAAAGAGACATTTAGCGAAGGCATCACATCTCGTAGCCTTGAAGCTGCAGCCGTAGCAATTTCACTATATTTAAAAGACTATAAGGCAGCAAATTCAACCAATTTTATGCTGACTTTGGGTGAATATATAGAAGAGCTTACAATGTATAAAAGCGATGATCTTATCAAAGAACTAGCTAAGCAAAAAGGCGGTATGGCGTGGGTTGAGAGTATAACTGATAGCAAAGTAACACTGCGTCAAATTCCAAGTGATGATATACAAATTGGCGATATTGTAGTAGTAGGTGCTGGCGATACTATATATATAGATGGTCACATCATCGATGGAGAAGCTTTAATAAATCAAATTTCAATGACAGGAGAAGCTACTCCAGCTAGTAAAAGTAGAGGCGATAGAGTTCTAAGTGGTACAATAGTTCAAGAAGGTAAGATTAAAATCTGGGCTGAAGCTGTAGGCGATCACACTGCTACTAATCGCATAAAATCATATATCCAGTCCACACTAGATGAACGCTCAAACCAAGAATTAACTGCTTCAAAAATGGCAGACTCTTTAGTGCCAATTACTCTTAGTCTTGCTGGACTAAGCTATGCTATGACTGGCGAACTAGTGCGTGCTGCTAGCGTACTTCAAGCTGATTATTCTTGTGCTTTAAAACTCACTACTCCAGTAGCATTTAAATCAGCTATATCAAGTGCTGCTAAAGAGGGAATCATCGTAAAGGGTGCTAAAAGTTTAGAGAGTCTTCAGCTAAGTGAAATCTTTGTCTTTGATAAAACTGGAACGCTAACAAATGGCGATCTAGAAGTATTAAAAGTGCACTCATTTCATCAAGACTGGGATGCTAATCAAGTGTTAAATTTAGCAGCAAGTATTGAAGAACACTACTTTCATCCAGTAGCACAAGCTGTAGTAAGAGCAGCTAAAGAGAATAATTTTGACCATTTTCATCATGATGAGGTAACATTTATAGTAGCTCATGGTGTAAAAAGTGAAGTAGGTAAAAAAAGTGTAGTAATTGGCTCAAGACACTTCTTAGAAGATGATGAGTGTATAAGCTTTCAAGAGCACTCTGAAGAGATAGATGAAATATTAAAAAATGGAGATACGCCTTTATTTATCGGATTTGATGGTAAACTATTAGGAGTTATACTGCTTAAAGATACTATTAGACCAAATTCCAAAGAGGCTCTAAAAAGACTTAAAAAAAGCGGTGTAAAAGAATTTATAATGCTTACTGGAGATAGTAAAAGTAAGGCAAAAGCCATTGCTAAAGAGCTTGGTATAACAAATTATTATGCAGAGCTACTACCGACTGACAAAGCTAAAATTCTAGATGAGATTATGCTAAAAGCAGCCAAACATGGTCAAAAAGTTGCTTTTGTAGGTGATGGAATAAATGATGCTCCAGCACTAGTGCGAGCCGATATAGGTATTGGAATGCACAAAGGTGCTGACATAGCCAAAGCTAGCGCAGATGTAGTATTACTACGTGATGATATTGAGGCTGTAGCAGATGCTAGAGAGCTAGCTATATCTTGTCTATCAAAGGTTAATAATAGCTTTAAGGTCACAGTGGGGGTAAATTCACTCATATTGATACTAGCAAGTTTAGGCAAACTCTCACCTATACAAACTGCCATAGCGCATAACGGTACAACAATAGCTTTATTGCTTAACGCACTTAGGCGAATTCGTATCAAGAGGGATGGATAA
- the ccoS gene encoding cbb3-type cytochrome oxidase assembly protein CcoS → MSGVIAIMLGISTLLGAAALFGLLWGVKTRQFDDYSKFLDGTKFDSEDALNDAINLENRKKDLMKKRDKDRGYRPPD, encoded by the coding sequence ATGAGTGGTGTAATAGCTATAATGCTAGGGATCTCTACTTTACTTGGTGCTGCTGCGCTTTTTGGACTTTTGTGGGGAGTAAAAACTAGACAATTTGATGATTATTCAAAATTTTTAGATGGTACTAAATTTGATAGTGAAGATGCATTAAATGATGCCATAAATTTAGAAAATCGTAAAAAGGATCTAATGAAAAAGCGTGATAAAGATAGGGGTTATAGGCCGCCAGATTAA
- a CDS encoding heavy metal translocating P-type ATPase codes for MGNFICLHCKGEFDQSVAIKDDSGHEFCCNGCMNVYGFLNSHNLSEFYDKLGNQKHFKAPNLTKIDTETFYKNYVKNSDGFCEIYIIIEGIHCSACVWLNEKVLISSDGIIEVSLNSASQKAHIKWDDSIITLDQILHKISSIGYTPIPYDPQKADARASQKRREFYAKMLVGIFCTMNIMWVAVALYGGYFSGMSKDIKDILHFAEFILASPVLFYTGSEFFKGAYYAIKNRQANMDLSIAAGASIAYFYSVYAMLSRNGEVYFDSVAMIITFVFIGKFLEVISKKKSIDTLDLLGSLLVNQIYVKSNDKFELKDVNDVKLGDIIKVRSGERVMIDGSVVSGAGSFDLSSITGESLPVLIGPDKKIISGAMCIDGSVEYEATELFKSSVLSKIINLLNKASFKKPKIELLANQISAKFSLVILLLGLGTFGVWLFNSGEISVAIIVAISVIIIACPCALSLATPVATLIALGSAMRGGIIFKEAKVIESLAKCDCVVFDKTGTLSKSKLSVIKAIKLKEYNSSLLYSLALASTHPVSVAIRDFSISKQLNLSDITSYSGLGMSAKYGDLTIYGGSSRFMSKLGFGEFEDNGLNYYFAIDGEVVAKFELEDELRDESVDVIRSLQNSGYKVVMLTGDNEITASKIAKRLGISEFYANKDPLQKSQIIKELNAKTPVVMVGDGVNDVVALSMASVGICMGSGAQISVERSDVVLLDDNLSSLVKALNLSRLTFKTIKQNLGFTLIYNALTIPLAMAGFIIPLFAAISMSLSSIIVVLNSTKIKLKG; via the coding sequence ATGGGAAATTTTATCTGTTTACATTGTAAGGGTGAGTTTGATCAAAGTGTTGCTATAAAAGATGATAGCGGACATGAGTTTTGCTGTAATGGATGTATGAATGTATATGGGTTTTTAAATTCTCATAATCTATCCGAATTCTACGATAAATTAGGCAATCAAAAACATTTCAAAGCACCAAATTTAACTAAAATTGATACTGAGACATTTTATAAAAATTATGTCAAAAATAGTGATGGATTTTGTGAAATTTATATAATTATAGAGGGAATTCATTGCTCGGCTTGTGTATGGTTAAATGAAAAAGTATTAATCTCAAGCGATGGAATTATAGAAGTATCGCTAAATTCAGCCAGTCAAAAAGCGCATATAAAATGGGATGATAGCATTATCACATTAGATCAAATTTTGCATAAAATCAGCTCTATTGGCTATACCCCAATCCCATATGATCCACAAAAAGCCGATGCAAGAGCAAGTCAAAAGCGTAGAGAGTTTTACGCTAAGATGCTTGTAGGGATATTTTGTACGATGAATATTATGTGGGTGGCTGTAGCCTTATATGGCGGATACTTTAGTGGAATGAGTAAGGATATAAAAGATATCTTACATTTTGCAGAGTTTATTTTGGCCTCGCCGGTACTTTTTTATACTGGTAGTGAGTTTTTTAAAGGGGCATATTATGCTATTAAAAATCGCCAAGCCAATATGGATTTAAGTATTGCTGCTGGAGCAAGTATAGCGTATTTTTATTCGGTATATGCGATGCTTAGTAGAAATGGCGAGGTATATTTTGACTCTGTAGCGATGATTATTACTTTTGTATTTATTGGTAAATTTCTTGAGGTTATTAGCAAGAAAAAATCAATAGATACTCTTGATCTGCTTGGCTCTCTTTTGGTAAATCAAATTTATGTAAAATCTAATGATAAATTTGAGTTAAAAGATGTCAATGATGTAAAATTAGGAGATATCATCAAAGTGCGTAGCGGTGAGCGTGTAATGATTGATGGTAGTGTAGTTAGTGGGGCTGGTAGCTTTGATTTGAGTAGCATTACCGGAGAGAGCTTGCCGGTGTTGATTGGTCCTGATAAGAAGATCATAAGCGGGGCTATGTGTATAGATGGAAGTGTAGAGTATGAAGCAACTGAGCTTTTTAAAAGTTCAGTTCTTAGTAAGATTATAAATCTTTTAAATAAAGCAAGCTTTAAAAAACCAAAAATAGAGCTTTTAGCTAATCAAATTTCGGCCAAATTCTCTTTAGTGATTTTGCTTTTAGGACTTGGGACATTTGGGGTATGGCTATTTAATTCTGGAGAGATTAGTGTAGCAATTATAGTAGCTATTAGTGTGATTATCATCGCTTGTCCGTGTGCTTTAAGCCTTGCTACTCCAGTAGCTACTTTAATAGCTTTAGGTAGCGCAATGCGTGGTGGAATAATCTTTAAAGAAGCTAAGGTAATTGAGAGTTTAGCAAAGTGTGATTGTGTAGTTTTTGATAAGACTGGCACTTTATCAAAATCAAAACTAAGTGTAATTAAAGCAATAAAACTAAAAGAGTATAATTCATCTTTATTATACTCTTTAGCTCTTGCTTCTACTCATCCAGTAAGTGTGGCTATTAGGGATTTTAGTATTAGTAAACAGCTAAATTTGAGCGATATAACAAGCTATAGCGGTCTAGGAATGAGTGCAAAATATGGCGATTTAACTATTTATGGTGGTAGTTCGCGATTTATGAGTAAGTTAGGATTTGGGGAGTTTGAGGATAATGGGCTTAATTATTATTTTGCTATAGATGGCGAGGTTGTGGCTAAATTTGAACTTGAAGATGAATTAAGGGATGAATCTGTAGATGTGATTAGGTCTTTACAAAATAGTGGATATAAAGTTGTGATGCTAACCGGAGATAATGAAATTACTGCTAGCAAGATAGCTAAAAGATTAGGAATTAGCGAGTTTTATGCTAATAAAGATCCATTGCAAAAATCGCAAATAATTAAGGAATTAAACGCAAAAACTCCAGTAGTTATGGTAGGAGATGGGGTTAATGATGTGGTTGCGCTAAGTATGGCTAGTGTGGGTATTTGTATGGGTAGTGGAGCGCAAATTAGCGTTGAAAGAAGCGATGTAGTACTGCTAGATGATAATTTAAGCTCACTTGTAAAAGCGCTTAATCTTTCAAGATTGACATTTAAAACTATTAAGCAAAATTTAGGTTTTACTTTAATATACAATGCCCTTACTATTCCACTAGCTATGGCTGGGTTTATTATCCCGCTATTTGCGGCAATATCGATGTCGCTTAGCTCCATTATAGTGGTATTAAACTCTACAAAAATCAAATTAAAAGGATAA